A single genomic interval of Mangifera indica cultivar Alphonso chromosome 5, CATAS_Mindica_2.1, whole genome shotgun sequence harbors:
- the LOC123216929 gene encoding uncharacterized protein LOC123216929 isoform X2, translated as MYARRINCRNQRWGSLLQSSKYLFRPNCLDHACSRSLSHIAASRNHSLQSHSIRRYFSDLFLSLAVAPGSCHNGFCVRCSIGLRSTWLRAYSSEGDGRNASENNRKPVTDGANLDKGEKGKTWPEKVREEMKHCDAHARLGEQEQKEWLHNEKLTIESKKKESPFITKRERFKNEFLRRVVSWEKINISWETFPYYIHEHTKNLLVECVTSHLKHKKFAASFGACLSSSSGRILLRSVPGTELYRERLVRAVARDLQVPLLVLDSSVLAPYDFGDGYSSDEDNVESSEDCTSESEVEDENNASNEDDWTGNNEAKSDCSDNDVDVEATAEKALKKLIPYNLEDFEKTFAGEVESSSESSKSEGGEPSDRSKRPLKKGDRVKYTGPSIRIEADNRPLTSGQRGEVYEVNGDRVAVILDIVGDSKVSEGEKDDKVAEQSTKPLIYWIDVKNIEQDLDTEAEDCYIAVEALCEVLNSRQPLIVYFPDSSQWLSRAAPRSIRKEFAHKVQEMFNQLSGPLVLICGQNKVETGSKEKEKFTMILPNFGRLGKLPLPLRHLTEGLKATKRSDDSELYKLFTNVLCIYPPKEEDLLRTFNKQVEEDRRIVIYRSNLNELHKVLEEHDLSCIDLLHVNTDSVILTKQKAEKVVGWAKNHYLSSCELPSIKGERLYLPRESLEIAILRLREQESASRKPAQSLKNLAKDEYETHFVSAVVPPSEIGVKFDDVGALEDVKKALNELVILPMRRPELFIRGNLLRPCKGILLFGPPGTGKTLVAKALATEAGANFISITGSSLTSKWFGDAEKLTKALFSFASKLAPVIIFVDEVDSLLGARGGAFEHEATRRMRNEFMSAWDGLRSKESQKILILGATNRPFDLDDAVIRRLPRRIYVDLPDAKNRLKILNIFLAQEKLEPNFQFQELACVTEGYSGSDLKNLCIAAAYRPVQELLEEEKKMGKNYVSPELRPLTLEDFIQSKAKVGPSVAYDAASMNELRKWNEQYGEGGSRRKSPFGF; from the exons ATGTATGCAAGGAGAATAAATTGTAGGAATCAAAGATGGGGTTCCCTACTTCAGTCttccaaatatttatttaggCCAAACTGCTTGGATCATGCTTGTTCTCGATCTTTGAGCCATATTGCTGCATCGAGAAACCACTCTTTGCAGAGCCATTCgataagaagatatttttcagatttgtttttgtctttagcTGTTGCTCCTGGAAGCTGTCATAATGGTTTTTGTGTGAGGTGTAGTATAGGTTTGAGAAGTACTTGGCTGCGTGCCTACAGTTCCGAAGGTGATGGAAGGAATGCAAGTGAGAATAATCGTAAACCTGTAACTGATGGTGCTAACTTGGATAAGGGAGAGAAGGGAAAGACATGGCCTGAAAAAGTTAGGGAAGAAATGAAGCACTGTGATGCACATGCTCGACTTGGGGAACAAGAACAAAAGGAATGGCTACATAATGAAAAGCTCACCATTGAGAGTAAAAAGAAAGAATCACCATTTATAACTAAACGTGAAAGGTTTAAAAATGAGTTCTTGCGGAGGGTTGTTTCATGGGAGAAAATAAACATTTCCTGGGAGACATTTCCTTACTATATTCA tGAGCACACCAAAAATCTTTTGGTGGAATGTGTTACTTCACATTTGAAACATAAGAAATTTGCTGCCTCTTTTGGTGCTTGCCTATCATCTTCAAGTGGGAGAATATTGCTTCGAAGTGTTCCAG GCACTGAACTTTACCGGGAGAGATTAGTTAGAGCAGTTGCACGAGATTTACAAGTTCCACTCTTGGTGCTTGACAGCAGTGTTCTTGCTCCTTAT GATTTTGGTGATGGTTACTCATCAGATGAAGATAATGTGGAATCCTCTGAGGATTGTACTTCAGAGTCAGAGGTTGAGGATGAGAATAATGCAAGTAATGAAGATGACTGGACAGGCAATAATGAGGCAAAATCAGATTGTAGTGATAATGATGTTGATGTGGAAGCTACTGCTGAGAAAGCCCTTAAGAAGCTTATTCCTTACAACCTCGAAGATTTTGAGAAG ACATTCGCTGGAGAAGTTGAGAGTTCTTCTGAGTCATCAAAGTCTGAGGGTGGTGAGCCTTCTGATAGATCCAAACGGCCACTAAAGAAAG GGGATCGAGTGAAATATACTGGGCCTTCTATACGCATTGAAGCTGACAACAG GCCTTTAACCAGTGGGCAACGTGGGGAGGTATATGAAGTGAATGGAGACCGAGTTGCAGTTATTTTGGATATTGTTGGTGACAGTAAAGTGAGTGAAGGAGAGAAGGATGACAAAGTGGCAGAGCAGTCTACAAAGCCACTGATTTATTGGATAGATG TGAAGAACATTGAGCAGGACCTGGATACCGAGGCAGAGGATTGCTATATTGCAGTGGAGGCTTTATGTGAG GTTTTGAACTCCAGGCAACCTCTTATTGTCTATTTCCCAGATTCATCTCAGTGGTTGTCCAGAGCAGCCCCCAGGTCTATTCGTAAGGAGTTTGCCCATAAGGTGCAGGAGATGTTCAACCAATTATCAGGCCCCTTAGTTTTGATTTGTGGGCAGAACAAAGTTGAAACTGGGTCCAAGGAGAAAGAGAAATTT ACAATGATACTCCCAAATTTTGGTCGGCTTGGTAAGCTG CCTCTCCCCCTGAGGCACCTTACTGAGGGACTTAAAGCAACAAAGAGATCTGATGATAGTGAACTTTATAAGCTCTTCACCAATGTTTTGTGTATTTATCCACCCAAG GAGGAAGATCTCCTGAGAACATTTAATAAACAGGTTGAAGAGGACAGAAGAATTGTAATATATCGGagtaatttaaatgaattacaTAAG gtgCTTGAGGAACATGATCTGTCATGCATTGATCTATTGCATGTAAACACTGACAGTGTGATACTAACAAAGCAGA AAGCTGAGAAAGTTGTTGGGTGGGCCAAAAATCATTACTTGTCTTCTTGTGAGCTTCCTTCCATAAAAGGGGAGCGACTGTACCTGCCGCGTGAaag CCTTGAGATTGCGATTTTGAGGTTGAGGGAGCAAGAATCTGCAAGTCGAAAGCCTGCCCAGAGCTTGAAG AACCTTGCAAAGGATGAGTATGAGACTCATTTTGTCTCAGCCGTGGTTCCTCCCAGTGAAATTGGTGTAAAATTTGATGATGTAGGTGCCCTTGAAGATGTGAAGAAGGCCCTGAATGAACTTGTCATTCTTCCAATGAGAAGACCTGAGCTCTTTATCCGTGGAAATTTGTTGAGG CCATGCAAAGGAATATTACTTTTTGGACCTCCTGGAACTGGTAAAACCCTTGTTGCCAAGGCACTTGCAACAGAGGCTGGAGCAAACTTTATCAGCATAACTGGCTCATCTCTTACTTCAAAG TGGTTCGGTGATGCCGAAAAGCTTACCAAGGCTCTCTTTTCTTTTGCCAGCAAGCTGGCACCTGTGATAATATTTGTTGATGAG GTCGACAGTTTGCTTGGTGCTCGTGGTGGTGCTTTTGAGCATGAAGCAACTAGAAGAATGAGAAATGAGTTCATGTCAGCATGGGATGGTTTGAGGTCCAAAGAAAGCCAAAAAATCCTCATCCTTGGTGCCACAAATCGTCCATTTGATCTTGATGATGCAGTCATTCGCCGCTTGCCTAGAAG GATATATGTGGACCTACCAGATGCCAAAAATCGTTTGAAGATTTTGAACATTTTTCTTGCACAAGAGAAGTTGGAACCTAATTTCCAATTTCAGGAACTTGCCTGTGTAACCGAGGGATATTCTGGCAGTGATTTGAAG AACCTCTGTATTGCTGCAGCATATCGACCTGTTCAAGAACTTTTagaggaagaaaagaag ATGGGCAAAAATTATGTATCTCCGGAATTGAGGCCTCTTACATTGGAG
- the LOC123216929 gene encoding uncharacterized protein LOC123216929 isoform X1: protein MYARRINCRNQRWGSLLQSSKYLFRPNCLDHACSRSLSHIAASRNHSLQSHSIRRYFSDLFLSLAVAPGSCHNGFCVRCSIGLRSTWLRAYSSEGDGRNASENNRKPVTDGANLDKGEKGKTWPEKVREEMKHCDAHARLGEQEQKEWLHNEKLTIESKKKESPFITKRERFKNEFLRRVVSWEKINISWETFPYYIHEHTKNLLVECVTSHLKHKKFAASFGACLSSSSGRILLRSVPGTELYRERLVRAVARDLQVPLLVLDSSVLAPYDFGDGYSSDEDNVESSEDCTSESEVEDENNASNEDDWTGNNEAKSDCSDNDVDVEATAEKALKKLIPYNLEDFEKTFAGEVESSSESSKSEGGEPSDRSKRPLKKGDRVKYTGPSIRIEADNRVILGKILTSDGPKKAYSNIPGRPLTSGQRGEVYEVNGDRVAVILDIVGDSKVSEGEKDDKVAEQSTKPLIYWIDVKNIEQDLDTEAEDCYIAVEALCEVLNSRQPLIVYFPDSSQWLSRAAPRSIRKEFAHKVQEMFNQLSGPLVLICGQNKVETGSKEKEKFTMILPNFGRLGKLPLPLRHLTEGLKATKRSDDSELYKLFTNVLCIYPPKEEDLLRTFNKQVEEDRRIVIYRSNLNELHKVLEEHDLSCIDLLHVNTDSVILTKQKAEKVVGWAKNHYLSSCELPSIKGERLYLPRESLEIAILRLREQESASRKPAQSLKNLAKDEYETHFVSAVVPPSEIGVKFDDVGALEDVKKALNELVILPMRRPELFIRGNLLRPCKGILLFGPPGTGKTLVAKALATEAGANFISITGSSLTSKWFGDAEKLTKALFSFASKLAPVIIFVDEVDSLLGARGGAFEHEATRRMRNEFMSAWDGLRSKESQKILILGATNRPFDLDDAVIRRLPRRIYVDLPDAKNRLKILNIFLAQEKLEPNFQFQELACVTEGYSGSDLKNLCIAAAYRPVQELLEEEKKMGKNYVSPELRPLTLEDFIQSKAKVGPSVAYDAASMNELRKWNEQYGEGGSRRKSPFGF from the exons ATGTATGCAAGGAGAATAAATTGTAGGAATCAAAGATGGGGTTCCCTACTTCAGTCttccaaatatttatttaggCCAAACTGCTTGGATCATGCTTGTTCTCGATCTTTGAGCCATATTGCTGCATCGAGAAACCACTCTTTGCAGAGCCATTCgataagaagatatttttcagatttgtttttgtctttagcTGTTGCTCCTGGAAGCTGTCATAATGGTTTTTGTGTGAGGTGTAGTATAGGTTTGAGAAGTACTTGGCTGCGTGCCTACAGTTCCGAAGGTGATGGAAGGAATGCAAGTGAGAATAATCGTAAACCTGTAACTGATGGTGCTAACTTGGATAAGGGAGAGAAGGGAAAGACATGGCCTGAAAAAGTTAGGGAAGAAATGAAGCACTGTGATGCACATGCTCGACTTGGGGAACAAGAACAAAAGGAATGGCTACATAATGAAAAGCTCACCATTGAGAGTAAAAAGAAAGAATCACCATTTATAACTAAACGTGAAAGGTTTAAAAATGAGTTCTTGCGGAGGGTTGTTTCATGGGAGAAAATAAACATTTCCTGGGAGACATTTCCTTACTATATTCA tGAGCACACCAAAAATCTTTTGGTGGAATGTGTTACTTCACATTTGAAACATAAGAAATTTGCTGCCTCTTTTGGTGCTTGCCTATCATCTTCAAGTGGGAGAATATTGCTTCGAAGTGTTCCAG GCACTGAACTTTACCGGGAGAGATTAGTTAGAGCAGTTGCACGAGATTTACAAGTTCCACTCTTGGTGCTTGACAGCAGTGTTCTTGCTCCTTAT GATTTTGGTGATGGTTACTCATCAGATGAAGATAATGTGGAATCCTCTGAGGATTGTACTTCAGAGTCAGAGGTTGAGGATGAGAATAATGCAAGTAATGAAGATGACTGGACAGGCAATAATGAGGCAAAATCAGATTGTAGTGATAATGATGTTGATGTGGAAGCTACTGCTGAGAAAGCCCTTAAGAAGCTTATTCCTTACAACCTCGAAGATTTTGAGAAG ACATTCGCTGGAGAAGTTGAGAGTTCTTCTGAGTCATCAAAGTCTGAGGGTGGTGAGCCTTCTGATAGATCCAAACGGCCACTAAAGAAAG GGGATCGAGTGAAATATACTGGGCCTTCTATACGCATTGAAGCTGACAACAG GGTCATTTTGGGGAAGATACTGACGTCTGATGGTCCGAAAAAGGCTTACAGCAATATTCCTGGCAG GCCTTTAACCAGTGGGCAACGTGGGGAGGTATATGAAGTGAATGGAGACCGAGTTGCAGTTATTTTGGATATTGTTGGTGACAGTAAAGTGAGTGAAGGAGAGAAGGATGACAAAGTGGCAGAGCAGTCTACAAAGCCACTGATTTATTGGATAGATG TGAAGAACATTGAGCAGGACCTGGATACCGAGGCAGAGGATTGCTATATTGCAGTGGAGGCTTTATGTGAG GTTTTGAACTCCAGGCAACCTCTTATTGTCTATTTCCCAGATTCATCTCAGTGGTTGTCCAGAGCAGCCCCCAGGTCTATTCGTAAGGAGTTTGCCCATAAGGTGCAGGAGATGTTCAACCAATTATCAGGCCCCTTAGTTTTGATTTGTGGGCAGAACAAAGTTGAAACTGGGTCCAAGGAGAAAGAGAAATTT ACAATGATACTCCCAAATTTTGGTCGGCTTGGTAAGCTG CCTCTCCCCCTGAGGCACCTTACTGAGGGACTTAAAGCAACAAAGAGATCTGATGATAGTGAACTTTATAAGCTCTTCACCAATGTTTTGTGTATTTATCCACCCAAG GAGGAAGATCTCCTGAGAACATTTAATAAACAGGTTGAAGAGGACAGAAGAATTGTAATATATCGGagtaatttaaatgaattacaTAAG gtgCTTGAGGAACATGATCTGTCATGCATTGATCTATTGCATGTAAACACTGACAGTGTGATACTAACAAAGCAGA AAGCTGAGAAAGTTGTTGGGTGGGCCAAAAATCATTACTTGTCTTCTTGTGAGCTTCCTTCCATAAAAGGGGAGCGACTGTACCTGCCGCGTGAaag CCTTGAGATTGCGATTTTGAGGTTGAGGGAGCAAGAATCTGCAAGTCGAAAGCCTGCCCAGAGCTTGAAG AACCTTGCAAAGGATGAGTATGAGACTCATTTTGTCTCAGCCGTGGTTCCTCCCAGTGAAATTGGTGTAAAATTTGATGATGTAGGTGCCCTTGAAGATGTGAAGAAGGCCCTGAATGAACTTGTCATTCTTCCAATGAGAAGACCTGAGCTCTTTATCCGTGGAAATTTGTTGAGG CCATGCAAAGGAATATTACTTTTTGGACCTCCTGGAACTGGTAAAACCCTTGTTGCCAAGGCACTTGCAACAGAGGCTGGAGCAAACTTTATCAGCATAACTGGCTCATCTCTTACTTCAAAG TGGTTCGGTGATGCCGAAAAGCTTACCAAGGCTCTCTTTTCTTTTGCCAGCAAGCTGGCACCTGTGATAATATTTGTTGATGAG GTCGACAGTTTGCTTGGTGCTCGTGGTGGTGCTTTTGAGCATGAAGCAACTAGAAGAATGAGAAATGAGTTCATGTCAGCATGGGATGGTTTGAGGTCCAAAGAAAGCCAAAAAATCCTCATCCTTGGTGCCACAAATCGTCCATTTGATCTTGATGATGCAGTCATTCGCCGCTTGCCTAGAAG GATATATGTGGACCTACCAGATGCCAAAAATCGTTTGAAGATTTTGAACATTTTTCTTGCACAAGAGAAGTTGGAACCTAATTTCCAATTTCAGGAACTTGCCTGTGTAACCGAGGGATATTCTGGCAGTGATTTGAAG AACCTCTGTATTGCTGCAGCATATCGACCTGTTCAAGAACTTTTagaggaagaaaagaag ATGGGCAAAAATTATGTATCTCCGGAATTGAGGCCTCTTACATTGGAG